A region of the Massilia sp. erpn genome:
AGGTGATAGCCGGCGCGGTCGATCAGCCCGTGCAGGGCCAAGCGCTCTTCCTGCCCCGCCTGATGCAGGGCCAGCGCCGCCGCGCCGCCGCCGCGTAGGCGGCTCATGCTATCGGCCAGTTGGGGCGCTTCCACCAGGGCCGCATTCATCAGGAAATAGGAACTGGCCGCAGGGTCGAGGCGCAGGCCAAAATGGTCGATCAGCTTTTCGTGCAGCTTGAGCAGGCGCGCCACCAGCTGATTGTGCGCATCGAAGCTGCCGTTGGCGGACAGCGTGCGCACGCTGCGCCGCGTCAGCAAGGCTTGCCACTGGTCGCGCGCCTGCTGAAAATCGGCCAGCAAGGCCGTATCGCCAAGCGGCAGCAGCAGGGTCTCCATGGTAAAGAAGCTCTTGTCCACCGCCTGCCGGCTGGTGGCCAGTCCGGCTTCCGCCTCGTTGAAACCCAGGTCGGCCATGTTGGACAAGCCGCGGTGCTGTTGCAGGCTGCGCAGCAAGGCGAGCAGCGCGCGCGTGGGCGGAATGCCCCGCGCTTCCTGGCGCGCCACCTCGATCGCCTTGTTCGACTCGTTCAGGAACAGGCCGAAAGGCAAGGCGACCAGCACCGTTCCCATTGCAGCCAGCAAGAGGAAAGTTTGCCATAACAGCAAGCGACTGAGCAGGGTTTTCATGGCGCGGCGAAAAAGACGAGCCTTTTCATTCTATGGCAGCTTCAGTCGCTTGCATACTTGAATTAACGGCTTGGCTCGCCTGCATTGTTGCCGGATTGGCCAGCACAATGGACGGCGCCGCCGCGCATGCGTATATTGCAGGAATCGCCTTTAGCTACAGTCTTGCCATGCCAGTTCTCGACCCACGCATCGACGCCTATATCGCCAAGTCGGCCGAATTCGCCCAGCCCATCCTTGCCCATCTGCGCGCACTGGTGCACGCCACCTGTCCCGAGGTGGAGGAAACCGTGAAGTGGGGCATGCCGCACTTTATGTACAAGGGCATGCTGTGCAATATGGCCGCCTTCAAACAGCATTGCAGCTTCGGCTTCTGGAAAGCGGAGATGCTGTTGTCCCAGGCCGACGCCAAAACCGAGGAAGCCATGGGCCAGTTCGGCCGCATCGCATCGCTCAAGGATCTGCCGCCGCAGAAGACCCTGGCCGGCTACATCAAGAAGGCCATGCAACTCAACGAGGATGGCGTGAAAGCCCCCGCCAAAGCCAAGGCGGCCAAGCCCGAGCTGCAAGTGCAGGACTACTTTCTCGCTGCGCTGGAAGGGAAACCGGCCGCCCTCGCCCATTTCGACGCCTTCAGCACCAGCAAGAAGCGTGATTATGTGGAGTGGCTGGACGAGGCCAAGACCGAGGCCACGCGCCAGCGCCGCCTGGAGCAGGCGGTGGAGTGGATCGCGGAAGGAAAATCGCGCAACTGGAAATACGAGAAGTGCTGAAAAAAGCTGTCCGCGGCGCCAATACGTCGCCACGCGCCACGGACAGCAAAACAGGCATAGGCTAGTTCAGTCGTCGGCAAACTCGCCGATGGCGCGGACCACGGCCTGGCGCACGGAGCCGCTGGCAATGAAGGAATACGCTGTCTGGATATCGTGATGGAACCAGCGGTCGCCGTCCAGGCAGGCTGGAATCTGGCGCCGGATTTCGTCATATGCCGCCTGCGTTCCCTGGCCGAGATGGAAACCGGACAGCAGGCTTTCGGTCATGCTCAGCGCCTGCGCCGCCAGCAGCATCTCCACGCCGACGATGTAGCGCGTGTTCTCCACCACCGTGGCGGCCTTGCGCGCGCACCAGGTGGAGTTCGACACATGGTCCTCGCTATTGCCTTTGGATGGGATGCTGTCCACGCTGCCCGGCATGCACAGGGTGCGGTTTTCCATCACCAGTGAGCTGAGCGAGCATTGCACCACGGGATAGCCGGTGTTCACGCCGCGCACGCCGCTCATCAGATTGCGCGGCAAGCCCCAGGACAGGGTCGGATCGATCAGGCGCGCCACGCGGCGCTCGCAGATGCTGCCCAGGTCCGTCACCGCCATCGCCAGCAAATCCATGGCCTGCGCCAAGTACTGACCGTGGAAATTGCCGCCCGAGATGATCTCGAAACCGCCGCCGTCCTTGCCGAAGATGAGCGGATTGTCGGTGGCGGAGTTGATCTCCTTGTCCACGATATTGTCGATATAGTCCAGCGCATCGAACACCGGGCCATAAACCTGGGGTGCGCAGCGCAGCGAATACACGTCCTGGATGCGCGAGGTGTAGGGAATGTCGGTACGGCGCAATTCATCGGGCAGCTGCACCGAGCGCGCCTCGTGCGTGGTGCGGGTCGAGCCCTTCAACAGCTTGCGTACGATGGCGGCGGTCTTGATCTGGCCCGCATGCGGACGGGCTTTCTGGATGCGTGGATCGAAGGCCGCCATCTCGGCGCGCATCGCTTCCAGCGTCAGACCCAGCGACAGACAGGCGTCGCTGAGCAGGGTACGCGCATCGTGCGCCGCCAGCACGGCCACGGCCAGCGAGGCGGTGCAGCCATTGATCAGGGCCGAGGCATCCTTGGCCTTCAGGTCGAACTTGACGGGACCGATACCGGCTTTGGCGATGGCTTCCGGCGCGGACATGCGGCGGCCGTCGTACATCACTTCCGCCTCGTCGAAGCCGGCAATGGCGGCAGCCAAATAGGATAGCGGCGCCAGGTCGCCCGATGCACCCACCGAACCTTTCTGCGGCATGACGGGGTGGATGCGCGCATTGATGAACGCCAGCAGGCGATCCACCACCTCCACGCGCGGCGCGGAATAATTGCTGGCGAAGGCATTGGCGCGCAGCAGCATGGTGGCGCGGCTCACCTCTTCCGAAAACGGCTCGCCCATGCCGGCACTGTGCGCCTTGATCAGCTGCGTCTGAAACAGCTCGATGTGTTCGACCTTGACGCGCGTATCTTTCAGCAGGCCGACGCCGGTATTGAAGCTGTACATCATGGGCGCCTCATCGTGCATCCAGGTCGATTCGATATAGTCGCGGCTTTCTTTCAGCGCGGCGCGCGAGGAGGCGGCCAGTTCCACTCGCGCATGCGGCGCGCGGGCCACGGCCAGCACCTGTTCGGCGCTCAGATTGAAGCCGTCGATGATTACCTTTTCCATTTGTTCTTCCTGTTCTCAGTTGGCGCCGGATTCGAACCAGTCGCCAATCAGTTTGCGTTCGCCATCGGTCATCTGGGTCAGATTCGCCAACGGCATGTCCTTGCTCTGCACCACGCGCTGATACACCTTGGCGGCGTGCTGGCGCGTCAGTTCCGGTGTTTGCAGCATCAAGCCGCTCGGCGGCGATGCAAAGCCGGCCTGCGTCGGCTGGGCCGAGTGGCAGGAGGCGCAGCGCTGCTGGATCACTTCCTGCACCTTGGCGATGCCGGGATGGCTGGCCGCGGCGGCCGACGCGGCGCCAGTTGACGCAAGGGCTGTGCCGTCCGCGCCGGCGTGGACATCGGCATGGGTATCGGCGCGCGCATCGCCGGTGGCGCCAGCGGACGGCGCGGCGGCCACCGCCGGCTTGCGCGGCGCGGGAGCAATCGCAATCGCCACCGCCATCAGCAGAGCCACGCCCGCAATCGGATAAGCCACCGACACCTTGCCGGCATGGCGCAGATTGAAGAAATGGCGGATCAGCACACCAGCGGCCATGATCGCGGCCAGAATCAGCCAGCTATACGCATGGCCATAGGTCATCGCGTAATGGTTGCTGATCATGATGAGCAGCACCGGCAGCGTGAAGTAGTTGTTATGCACGCTGCGCTGCTTGGCCTTCTTGCCATAGATCGGATCGGGCGATTTCCCCTCCTTCATCGCTTCCACCAGCTTGCGCTGGCCGGGAATGATCACGAACAGCACATTCCCCACCATCATGGTGCCGATCATCGCACCCACATGGATATAGGCCGCGCGGCCGCTCAGCAGCTTGGTCAATACGAAGCCCGCCGCCACGATCAGCACGAACATCACCACGCCCAGCAAGCCTTCGCGCTGGCCCAGCGGCGACTTGCACAGCAGGTCGTACACCAGCCAGCCCAGGGCCAGCGTACCAAGACCCACGCCCACCGCCTGCACCGGGCTCAGATCGGCCACGCTGCGATCGATCATCATGGCCGAAGCGTTGAAGTAGTAGACGATGAAGAGCATGGCGAAGCCGCTCAGCCAAGTGGCATACGCCTCCCATTTGAACCAGTGCAGCTCGGCCGGCAGTTCGGCCGGCGCCACCAGGTATTTCTGCGGATTGTAGAAGCCGCCGCCGTGCACGGCCCACAGCTCGCCCATCACGCCTTTCTTGGCGAGCGGGCTGCCCGCTTGCGGCGGCCGGATCGAATTGTCCAGCCAGACGAAGTAAAAGGAGGCGCCGATCCAGGCAATGCCGGTGATCAGATGCAGCCAGCGCACCAAGAGGTTCAGCCACTCCACTCCATAGGGTCCGAATAGTGCTTCCATGTCTCTTCCATTTTGTTGTCCCATCTGCCTCTGCGGGCAATTCAGATGGCTGAGGTCCGGTCGTTCTTCCATCGCCGCTACGACCGTCATGACCGGCATTGCGCCGGGGTGAGTGAAAAGATAAGGGTTGAAGGCGCGCCTCGTCCTGCATGTTTTTTTATAACTGCCATATGCGCTGACATATACATAACGAGGCCATAAATATGCGAATCTCCATACGACACATATAAAAGCGCCAATGAGCGCAAGAGGAGACAAGCCATGTCGCGGTTGCCGGAGCATCTGGATCTGCATCTGATCCGCATTCTGTATTTGCTGTTGTGTGAAAAGAACGTCTCGCGCGTGGCGCTGAAACTGAATCAGCCGCAGCCCTCGATCTCGGCCTCGCTGCGCCGCCTGCGCGAGCTGACCGGCGATCCCCTGCTGGTGCGCGGCGGGCGCGGCATGGTGCCCACCCAGCACGGCGAAAGCCTGCTGAAACCCGCCAAGCGCATTCTCGACGAGACCGAAAACCTGTTCATGCCGAAAACGGCCTTCGTCCCGCTAGAGGAAGCGCGCACCTTCCACATCGCCGCGCCGGACTATATGAACACCCAGTTCTTCACCGAGGTGATCGCCCGCCTGCGCCGCGAATCGCCGCGCAGCCGCATGGTGATCCATGCGCTGGGGCCGGAGTCCGACTATGTGCGCCTGCTGTCGGACGGCGAGCTCGATCTGGTGGTCGCCAACTGGGACGAGCCGCCCGCCCACCTGCATATCTCCAAGCTGTTCGACGACCCCATCGTCTGCCTGATGCGCGCCAACACGGCGTATGCGCGCCGCACCAATAAGGACGGCATGACGGTCGAGGACTACCTCTCGCTGCCGCATGCGGCGCCGACCCAGATCCTGCCCGGCTACCACGGCAACATCGATGCCTTCCTCGAACAGCAGAATATGGAACGCAATGTGGTGGTCGAATCGGCCCATTTCCGCATGCTGCCGTATATGGTGGCGCAGACCGACCTGGTGCTGACGGCGGGCCAGCAGTTCGCCAGCTATTACGAAAACACGCTGGGCCTCAAATCCTACAAGGTACCGGTCAAATTCCCGCCGCTGCGCTTCTACCAGCTGTGGCACGAGCGCTCTCACCAGGCCACCGAACACAAATGGCTGCGCGCCCAGGTCGCGGCGGCGGCCAAGCTGCTGTCGAAGTGACGTTGTTTTTGAGGCCGCGGCGGGCGCTTATAGCGGCAAGCCGATAGCTGGTATTCGGCTGGCGATACGAGCAAGACTGTTATTTGCACGACATTAGATACGCTGCGGCCCTTTCCGCACAACGCCAATTTTTCGACCGGCATAGACCGGCGAGTTTTCCGGCGTCAAAAAACCATAAACAGAGACACGAGACATGAACTTCCTTGAAAACTTCTTCAAGCTGAGTGCTAACGGCACCACCGTGCGCACCGAGCTTCTGGCTGGCCTCACCACTTTCCTGACGATGGCCTACATCATCTTCGTCAACCCTTCGATCCTGGGCGATGCCGGCATGCCCAAGGACGCGGTCTTCGTCGCCACCTGCATGGCGGCAGCGGTGGGCACCCTCATCATGGGCCTGTATGCGAACTATCCGATCGGCCTGGCGCCGAGCATGGGGTTGAATGCCTACTTCGCCTACGGCGTGGTGAAAGGCATGGGCTTTACCTGGGAGGCGGCGCTGGGCGCGGTGTTCATTTCCGGCTGCCTGTTCCTGTTCGTCAGCCTGTTCAAGATCCGTGAACTCATCATCAACAGCATTCCGCCCTCGCTGCGCATTGCCATCCCGGCCGGCATCGGCCTGTTCCTGGCACTGATCTCGCTGAAGAACGCGGGCATCGTGGTGGCCAGTCCCGCCACCTTCGTCACCATGGGCGACCTGCATTCGCCCGCGCCGGTGCTGGCCATTCTCGGCTTCCTCATCATCGTGGCGCTGGACCGGCTGCGCGTGCCGGGCGCCCTGCTGATCGGCATCCTGTCGGTCACGGTGCTGAGCTTTTTCTTCGGCGGCAACCACTTCAACGGCATCGTCTCCGCCCCGCCCTCGCTGGCGCCGACCGTGATGAAGCTGGACCTGATGGGCGCCATTGCCCATGGCCTGATCAATGTGGTGCTGGTGTTCTTTCTGGTTGAACTGTTCGACGCCACCGGCACCCTGATCGGCGTGGCGCAGCGTGCCGGTCTGCTCAAGAACGGCAAAATGGACCGCATGAACCGCGCCCTGCTGGCCGACAGTGGCGCCATCGTCGTCGGTTCCGTGCTCGGCACCTCCAGTACCACCGCCTACATCGAAAGCGCGGCCGGCGTGCAGGAAGGCGGCCGCACCGGCCTGACCGCCGTCGCCATCGCCGTGCTGTTCCTGCTCTGCCTCTTCATCGCGCCGCTGGCCAGCGTGGTGCCGGCCTACGCCACCGCACCGGCCCTGTTCTTCGTGGCCTGCCTGATGCTGCGCGAACTGGCCGAAATCAACTGGCATGAAACCACCGAATGCGTGCCGGCCGTGGTCACGGCCCTGGTCATGCCCTTTACCTATTCGATTGCCAACGGTCTGGCTCTGGGCTTCATCAGCTATGCCGTGCTCAAACTCCTGACCGGCCAGCACCGCCAGGTCAGCACCGTGATCTGGGGGATCGCCGGCGTCTTCCTGTTCAAAACCATTTACCTGCCTGGCTGATTCTGGAGAAGCACGATGTCCGACCCGATTCGTTTCTACTACCAGGGCAAGGTGCGCGAAGCCAGCGCCCTGTCGCCCACGCGCACGGTCCTGCAGCATCTGCGCGAAGACTTGCACTGCACCGGCACCAAGGAAGGCTGCGCCGAAGGCGACTGCGGCGCATGCACCGTGGTGATCGGCACACTGAAAGAGGGCGGCCTGGAGCTGAAAAGCGTCAACTCCTGCATACAGTTCCTGCCCACGCTGGACGGCAAAGCCCTGTTCACCGTGGAAGACCTGAAACAGGACGACGGCCGTCTGCATCCGGTGCAGCAAGCCCTGGTGGAATGCCATGGATCGCAATGCGGCTTCTGTACGCCGGGCTTCGCCATGTCGCTCTGGAGCCTGTACCTGAAGCAGGAGAATGCCGCCGAACCGCCCTGCCGCAAGCAGATCGACGAAACCCTCTCAGGCAATCTATGCCGCTGCACCGGCTACCGCCCCATCATCGATGCGGCCCAGCGCATGGGCGAGCTGCCGCATGCCGCCTTCGACCGCGCCGCCGTGCAGGCCGAACTGGAGAGCCTGCAAAGGGAGCGCATGTTCAGCTACACCCACGACGGCCAGACCTTCCACGCGCCGCGCACCCTGGACGAACTGGCGGCCCTGCGCGCCGCCAAGCCCACGGCCACCATCCTGTCCGGCTCCACCGATGTGGGCCTGTGGGTGACGAAACAGATGCGCAATCTGGGCGATGTGATCTATGTGCGCCAGGTTCCCGAGCTGCTGCGCATGCGCACCTATGGCGGCATCCTCGAAATCGGCGCCGCAGTTTCGCTGGACGATGCCTATCGCGCCATCTGCGAGCACTATCCGCAGGAATTGACGGAGCTGTGGCAGCGCTTTGCCTCCCAACCCATCCGCAATACCGGCACCCTGGGCGGCAGCGTCGCCAACGGCTCTCCCATCGGCGATTCGGCGCCGTGGATGATTGCGCTTGGCGCGCGCATCGTGCTGCGCAGCACCGAGGGCCAGCGCACCATGCCGCTGCAGGACTTCTATCTCGACTACATGAAGAAGGACTGGCAGCCCGGCGAATTCGTGGAAGCCGTGCGCATCCCCCTGCCCCACACCGGCCTGCAGTTCCGCACCTACAAACTGGCCAAGCGCTACGACCAGGATATATCCGCCGTCTGCGCCGCTTTCGCCGTAACCTTGGACAAGGCCGGCATCGCGCGCAATGTGCATATCGCTTTCGGCGGCATGGCCGCCACCTCGCGCCGCGCGCCGCTGGCCGAAGCCGCGCTGGAAGGCCAGCCCTGGAACGAGAACGCGCTGAACGCCGCCATGGCCGCCCTGGCCCAGGATTACAGCCCGCTCAGCGATATGCGCGCCAGCGCGCGCTACCGCATGCGCAGCGCGCAAAACCTGCTGCGCCGCTTCTGGCTTGAGACGCGTCCGGAGCAGCCTTTGCCCGCCGCCGAGATCAATGCTTTCGCCTACTCAGATAACTACGCACTCGCATGAACAGCAAAACCGAAGCATTCCTGACGCCGGAATCGGTCAAGGCATGGGCCGAAGTCGGCCTCTCGCATCCGCATGAATCGGCCATCCTGCACGTCCTGGGCGAGGCCACCTATACCGACGACATTCCCGAAGCCCAGGGTACGCTGCACGCGGCGCTGGGCCTGTCGGCCAAGGCGCATGCGCGCATCGCCGCGTTGAACCTGGCGCCGGTGCTGGCCGCGCCGGGCGTGGTGGCGGCCTATACCTGGCGCGACATCCCCGGCACCAACGACTGCGGCCCCATCATCCACGACGACCCCATTCTGGCCGAGGAAAAGGTCGAATACGTGGGCCAGCCCATCTTCGTCGTGGTGGCGGACTCGCACGACAATGCCCGCCGCGCAGCGCGCAAGGCCGAGGTGCAGTATGAGGAGCTGCCCGCCATCCTGACGCCGGAAGCGGCGCGCGATGCGCAATCCTTCGTCGTGCCGCCCATGCGCCTGGCGCGCGGCGAGGCGCAGCAGGCGCTGGAAGCCTCGCCACACCGAGTAAAAGGTAAGCTGCATGTGAGCGGACAGGAACAGTTCTACCTCGAAGGTCAGATTTCCTACGCCATCCCCAAGGAAGGCGACGGCATGCTGGTGCTGTGCTCCACCCAGCACCCGACCGAGATGCAGCATGTGGTGGCGCACGCCCTGCACCGCCCATCGCACGCCATCGTGGTCGAGTGCCGCCGCATGGGCGGCGGCTTTGGCGGCAAGGAATCGCAATCAGCGCTGTGGGCCGCCTGCGCCGCCATCAGCGCGGCCAAGCTGAAACGCCCCGTCAAGCTGCGCGCCGACCGCGACGACGATATGATGGTGACAGGCAAACGCCACTGCTTCTACTACGAATACGAGATCGGCCACGATGCGGACGGCCGCATCACCGCAGCCAAGGTCGAGATGGTGTCGCGCGCAGGCTTCTCGGCCGACCTTTCGGCGCCGGTCGCCACGCGCGCCATCTGCCACTTCGACAATACCTACTACCTGAGCGACGTCGATATCCGCGCCATGGCGGGCAAAACGAATACCCAGTCGAATACCGCCTTCCGCGGTTTCGGCGGCCCGCAAGGCGCGATCGCCATCGAATACATCGTGGACGAAATCGCGCGCAACTTGGGCAAGGATGCGCTGGACGTCCGCAAGATCAATTTCTACGGCCGCAACGATGAGGAAGGCCGCAACGTCACGCAATACGGCCAGAAAGTGGTCGATAACGTCATCCACGAACTGGTGGCCCAATTGGAGCACGACAGTGCCTACCGCGCCCGCCGCGCCGCCATCGACGAATTCAATGCGCGCAG
Encoded here:
- a CDS encoding YdeI family protein, yielding MPVLDPRIDAYIAKSAEFAQPILAHLRALVHATCPEVEETVKWGMPHFMYKGMLCNMAAFKQHCSFGFWKAEMLLSQADAKTEEAMGQFGRIASLKDLPPQKTLAGYIKKAMQLNEDGVKAPAKAKAAKPELQVQDYFLAALEGKPAALAHFDAFSTSKKRDYVEWLDEAKTEATRQRRLEQAVEWIAEGKSRNWKYEKC
- a CDS encoding LysR family transcriptional regulator yields the protein MSRLPEHLDLHLIRILYLLLCEKNVSRVALKLNQPQPSISASLRRLRELTGDPLLVRGGRGMVPTQHGESLLKPAKRILDETENLFMPKTAFVPLEEARTFHIAAPDYMNTQFFTEVIARLRRESPRSRMVIHALGPESDYVRLLSDGELDLVVANWDEPPAHLHISKLFDDPIVCLMRANTAYARRTNKDGMTVEDYLSLPHAAPTQILPGYHGNIDAFLEQQNMERNVVVESAHFRMLPYMVAQTDLVLTAGQQFASYYENTLGLKSYKVPVKFPPLRFYQLWHERSHQATEHKWLRAQVAAAAKLLSK
- a CDS encoding NCS2 family permease, with the protein product MNFLENFFKLSANGTTVRTELLAGLTTFLTMAYIIFVNPSILGDAGMPKDAVFVATCMAAAVGTLIMGLYANYPIGLAPSMGLNAYFAYGVVKGMGFTWEAALGAVFISGCLFLFVSLFKIRELIINSIPPSLRIAIPAGIGLFLALISLKNAGIVVASPATFVTMGDLHSPAPVLAILGFLIIVALDRLRVPGALLIGILSVTVLSFFFGGNHFNGIVSAPPSLAPTVMKLDLMGAIAHGLINVVLVFFLVELFDATGTLIGVAQRAGLLKNGKMDRMNRALLADSGAIVVGSVLGTSSTTAYIESAAGVQEGGRTGLTAVAIAVLFLLCLFIAPLASVVPAYATAPALFFVACLMLRELAEINWHETTECVPAVVTALVMPFTYSIANGLALGFISYAVLKLLTGQHRQVSTVIWGIAGVFLFKTIYLPG
- the xdhB gene encoding xanthine dehydrogenase molybdopterin binding subunit, producing the protein MNSKTEAFLTPESVKAWAEVGLSHPHESAILHVLGEATYTDDIPEAQGTLHAALGLSAKAHARIAALNLAPVLAAPGVVAAYTWRDIPGTNDCGPIIHDDPILAEEKVEYVGQPIFVVVADSHDNARRAARKAEVQYEELPAILTPEAARDAQSFVVPPMRLARGEAQQALEASPHRVKGKLHVSGQEQFYLEGQISYAIPKEGDGMLVLCSTQHPTEMQHVVAHALHRPSHAIVVECRRMGGGFGGKESQSALWAACAAISAAKLKRPVKLRADRDDDMMVTGKRHCFYYEYEIGHDADGRITAAKVEMVSRAGFSADLSAPVATRAICHFDNTYYLSDVDIRAMAGKTNTQSNTAFRGFGGPQGAIAIEYIVDEIARNLGKDALDVRKINFYGRNDEEGRNVTQYGQKVVDNVIHELVAQLEHDSAYRARRAAIDEFNARSAVLKKGLALTPVKFGIAFNVTHFNQAGALVHIYTDGSVLVNHGGTEMGQGINTKVCQVVAHELGIPLHRVRISATDTSKVANTSATAASTGADLNGKAAQDAAHTLRQRLATFAAAQFGCELAEVQFADGVVYGGAEAAMSFADLVQKAYLARIQLWSDGFYATPGLSWDPKTMSGNPFGYFAYGASVSEVIVDTLTGEWKLLEANALYDAGNSLNPAIDIGQVEGAFIQGMGWLTTEELWWNAGGKLMTHAPSTYKIPAISDCPRNLDVKLFKNRNSFDSIHRSKAVGEPPLLLPFSVFLAIRDAVSAVGKHRHNPPLRAPATCEAILDAIDAVLAAAD
- the xdhA gene encoding xanthine dehydrogenase small subunit gives rise to the protein MSDPIRFYYQGKVREASALSPTRTVLQHLREDLHCTGTKEGCAEGDCGACTVVIGTLKEGGLELKSVNSCIQFLPTLDGKALFTVEDLKQDDGRLHPVQQALVECHGSQCGFCTPGFAMSLWSLYLKQENAAEPPCRKQIDETLSGNLCRCTGYRPIIDAAQRMGELPHAAFDRAAVQAELESLQRERMFSYTHDGQTFHAPRTLDELAALRAAKPTATILSGSTDVGLWVTKQMRNLGDVIYVRQVPELLRMRTYGGILEIGAAVSLDDAYRAICEHYPQELTELWQRFASQPIRNTGTLGGSVANGSPIGDSAPWMIALGARIVLRSTEGQRTMPLQDFYLDYMKKDWQPGEFVEAVRIPLPHTGLQFRTYKLAKRYDQDISAVCAAFAVTLDKAGIARNVHIAFGGMAATSRRAPLAEAALEGQPWNENALNAAMAALAQDYSPLSDMRASARYRMRSAQNLLRRFWLETRPEQPLPAAEINAFAYSDNYALA
- the hutH gene encoding histidine ammonia-lyase; translation: MEKVIIDGFNLSAEQVLAVARAPHARVELAASSRAALKESRDYIESTWMHDEAPMMYSFNTGVGLLKDTRVKVEHIELFQTQLIKAHSAGMGEPFSEEVSRATMLLRANAFASNYSAPRVEVVDRLLAFINARIHPVMPQKGSVGASGDLAPLSYLAAAIAGFDEAEVMYDGRRMSAPEAIAKAGIGPVKFDLKAKDASALINGCTASLAVAVLAAHDARTLLSDACLSLGLTLEAMRAEMAAFDPRIQKARPHAGQIKTAAIVRKLLKGSTRTTHEARSVQLPDELRRTDIPYTSRIQDVYSLRCAPQVYGPVFDALDYIDNIVDKEINSATDNPLIFGKDGGGFEIISGGNFHGQYLAQAMDLLAMAVTDLGSICERRVARLIDPTLSWGLPRNLMSGVRGVNTGYPVVQCSLSSLVMENRTLCMPGSVDSIPSKGNSEDHVSNSTWCARKAATVVENTRYIVGVEMLLAAQALSMTESLLSGFHLGQGTQAAYDEIRRQIPACLDGDRWFHHDIQTAYSFIASGSVRQAVVRAIGEFADD
- a CDS encoding urate hydroxylase PuuD codes for the protein MEALFGPYGVEWLNLLVRWLHLITGIAWIGASFYFVWLDNSIRPPQAGSPLAKKGVMGELWAVHGGGFYNPQKYLVAPAELPAELHWFKWEAYATWLSGFAMLFIVYYFNASAMMIDRSVADLSPVQAVGVGLGTLALGWLVYDLLCKSPLGQREGLLGVVMFVLIVAAGFVLTKLLSGRAAYIHVGAMIGTMMVGNVLFVIIPGQRKLVEAMKEGKSPDPIYGKKAKQRSVHNNYFTLPVLLIMISNHYAMTYGHAYSWLILAAIMAAGVLIRHFFNLRHAGKVSVAYPIAGVALLMAVAIAIAPAPRKPAVAAAPSAGATGDARADTHADVHAGADGTALASTGAASAAAASHPGIAKVQEVIQQRCASCHSAQPTQAGFASPPSGLMLQTPELTRQHAAKVYQRVVQSKDMPLANLTQMTDGERKLIGDWFESGAN